The Bordetella sp. FB-8 genome includes a window with the following:
- a CDS encoding aspartate aminotransferase family protein codes for MTTIFHRAPRASLPVAVAGDGIEIIDADGKRYIDASGGAAVSCLGHSDQRVIDAIKRQVQQLPYAHTSFFTTAVAEELAERLAETSPAGLDHVYFASGGSEAIEGALKLARQYFVEKGEPERRHFIARRQSYHGNTLGALAIGGNAWRRELFLPLLIEAHHVSPCYAYREQRSDETEQAYAQRLADELESKILELGAESVAAFVAETVVGATAGAVPPVREYFRKIRAVCDKYGVLLILDEIMSGMGRTGHLFACEEDGVAPDLLTIAKGLGAGYQPIGATLVSDEIYRTIVAGSGFFQHGHTYIGHATACAAALEVQRVIAADNLLANVVARGEQLRASLRARFADHLHVGDIRGRGLFVGVELVQHREKKTPFSPDLKLHALIKREAMQRGLMVYPMGGTVDGQHGDHVLLAPPFICTDRQIETIVERLGDAVDGALRSLDAL; via the coding sequence ACGCCGATGGCAAGCGCTACATCGACGCCAGCGGCGGCGCGGCGGTTTCCTGCCTCGGCCACAGCGACCAGCGGGTGATCGACGCGATCAAGCGGCAGGTGCAGCAGCTGCCTTATGCGCATACCTCGTTTTTCACGACGGCGGTCGCGGAAGAGCTGGCCGAACGCCTGGCCGAGACCTCGCCGGCCGGGCTGGACCATGTCTACTTCGCGTCCGGCGGATCCGAGGCAATCGAAGGCGCGCTGAAACTCGCCCGCCAATATTTCGTCGAAAAAGGCGAGCCCGAGCGCCGCCATTTCATCGCGCGCCGCCAGAGCTACCACGGCAACACGCTGGGGGCGCTCGCGATCGGCGGCAATGCCTGGCGGCGCGAGCTGTTCCTGCCACTATTGATCGAAGCGCATCACGTCAGCCCCTGTTATGCCTATCGCGAACAGCGCAGCGACGAAACCGAACAAGCCTACGCGCAGCGGCTGGCCGACGAGCTTGAAAGCAAGATTCTCGAACTCGGCGCGGAATCGGTCGCCGCGTTCGTCGCGGAAACCGTCGTGGGCGCCACGGCGGGCGCGGTGCCGCCAGTGCGCGAGTACTTCAGAAAAATCCGCGCTGTCTGCGACAAATACGGCGTACTGCTGATTCTGGACGAGATCATGTCCGGCATGGGGCGTACCGGTCATCTGTTCGCCTGCGAGGAAGACGGCGTCGCTCCTGATCTGTTGACGATCGCCAAAGGATTGGGAGCGGGGTATCAGCCGATCGGCGCGACGCTGGTAAGCGACGAGATCTACCGCACCATCGTCGCCGGCTCAGGGTTCTTCCAGCACGGCCATACGTATATCGGTCACGCTACCGCCTGTGCCGCGGCGCTCGAAGTGCAGCGGGTCATCGCCGCCGACAATCTGCTGGCCAATGTCGTGGCCCGCGGAGAGCAGCTGCGCGCCAGCCTGCGCGCGCGTTTCGCGGATCACTTGCATGTTGGCGACATACGGGGCCGGGGGCTCTTCGTCGGTGTCGAACTCGTCCAGCATCGCGAGAAGAAGACGCCATTTTCACCTGACCTGAAACTGCATGCGCTGATCAAACGCGAAGCGATGCAACGCGGACTCATGGTCTACCCGATGGGCGGAACGGTCGACGGCCAGCACGGCGATCATGTATTGCTGGCGCCGCCGTTCATTTGCACCGACCGGCAGATCGAGACGATTGTCGAGCGTTTGGGAGACGCGGTCGATGGCGCGCTACGGTCGCTCGACGCGTTGTAA
- a CDS encoding carboxymuconolactone decarboxylase family protein has translation MSSRLPPFHLDSATSEQQSVLREILNGPRGNLNGPFLGWIHSPELAQHAQRLGAFCRYQTGLPLRLSELAILVTAAQWKSQAEWHIHHPIALEAGLPAATAQSIRVGTPPVFEHPDDELIFRFATELYAAKRVSDDTYAQAAERFGYPVVVNLVGLLGYYALVAMTLNTFGMRAQGQAELPFEEPDCGQGTLN, from the coding sequence ATGAGCAGCAGACTTCCACCGTTTCACCTCGATTCCGCCACGAGCGAGCAGCAAAGCGTGCTGCGCGAGATCCTGAACGGACCGCGCGGCAATCTGAACGGACCTTTTCTCGGATGGATCCACAGCCCGGAGTTGGCCCAGCACGCACAGCGACTCGGTGCGTTCTGCCGCTACCAGACGGGCCTGCCACTGCGTCTGTCCGAGTTGGCCATCCTGGTGACTGCAGCGCAATGGAAATCGCAGGCCGAATGGCACATCCACCATCCGATCGCGCTCGAGGCGGGTTTGCCTGCCGCGACGGCGCAATCGATTCGCGTCGGCACGCCGCCTGTGTTCGAGCATCCGGACGACGAACTGATTTTTCGCTTTGCGACCGAGCTTTACGCGGCCAAGCGGGTTTCCGATGACACCTACGCGCAGGCAGCCGAGCGCTTCGGGTATCCGGTCGTCGTCAATCTGGTCGGGCTGCTCGGTTATTACGCGCTCGTGGCCATGACACTGAACACCTTCGGCATGCGCGCGCAAGGGCAGGCCGAATTGCCCTTCGAAGAGCCCGACTGCGGCCAGGGCACGTTGAATTAG